A DNA window from Polyangium spumosum contains the following coding sequences:
- the boxB gene encoding benzoyl-CoA 2,3-epoxidase subunit BoxB, with protein MSSVVNSERIPNNVDLASDKKLQRALEAWQPRFIDWWKEMGPEGFQEDQIYLRTAVSVDHEGWAHFDYVKMPDYRWGIFLTDPVADRKIGFGDHMGEPVWQSVPGEFRNVLRRLVVTQGDTEPASVEQQRLLGQSCPSLYDLRNLFQVNVEEGRHLWAMVYLLHSYFGRDGREEAEALLERRSGNPDKPRILGAFNEPCQNWLSFFMFTYFTDRDGKYQLLALAESGFDPLARTTRFMLTEEAHHMFVGETGILRVVQRTAELMKKNKNEDARAEGGIDLPTMQKYLNFWYSVSLDLFGGEISSNAANFFASSLKGRAKEESYEDHRAVDGAYAMDVPITAGPGVISGFRREEVPLRNAMNEVLRDEYIEDAQRGVDKWNRALAEAGISYKLTLPSRRFHRRTGIYGGLYFDVHGNVLTKEEWERRRDEWLPTEADEAYVKSLMTQPIFDPKQMANWIAPPKHGIKGRPIDFEYVRRQA; from the coding sequence GTGAGCTCTGTCGTCAATTCCGAGCGTATCCCGAACAACGTCGATCTCGCGTCCGACAAGAAGCTGCAGCGGGCGCTCGAGGCCTGGCAACCCAGGTTCATCGATTGGTGGAAGGAGATGGGTCCCGAGGGCTTCCAGGAGGACCAGATCTATCTCCGCACCGCCGTGAGCGTCGATCACGAGGGCTGGGCCCATTTCGACTACGTGAAGATGCCCGACTACCGCTGGGGCATCTTCCTCACGGACCCCGTGGCCGATCGGAAGATCGGCTTCGGCGATCACATGGGCGAGCCCGTCTGGCAGAGCGTGCCCGGCGAGTTCCGCAACGTGCTTCGCCGGCTCGTCGTGACGCAAGGAGACACCGAGCCCGCGAGCGTCGAGCAGCAACGGCTGCTCGGCCAGTCGTGCCCGAGCCTCTACGATCTGCGCAACCTCTTCCAGGTGAACGTGGAGGAGGGCCGGCACCTCTGGGCGATGGTGTACCTGCTCCACAGCTACTTCGGCCGCGACGGCCGCGAGGAGGCTGAAGCGCTGCTCGAGCGCCGGAGCGGCAACCCCGACAAACCGCGCATCCTCGGCGCGTTCAACGAGCCCTGCCAGAACTGGCTCTCGTTCTTCATGTTCACGTACTTCACCGACCGCGACGGGAAGTACCAGCTCCTCGCGCTCGCCGAGAGCGGCTTCGACCCGCTCGCGCGTACGACGCGGTTCATGCTGACCGAGGAGGCGCATCACATGTTCGTCGGCGAGACGGGCATCCTGCGCGTCGTCCAGCGCACCGCGGAGCTGATGAAGAAAAACAAGAACGAGGACGCGCGCGCCGAGGGCGGCATCGATCTGCCCACGATGCAGAAGTATCTGAACTTCTGGTACTCGGTGTCGCTCGACCTGTTCGGCGGCGAGATCTCGTCGAACGCGGCGAACTTCTTCGCGTCGAGCCTGAAGGGGCGCGCGAAGGAGGAGAGCTACGAGGATCACCGCGCGGTCGACGGCGCCTATGCGATGGACGTGCCGATCACGGCAGGACCGGGCGTGATTTCGGGGTTCCGTCGTGAGGAGGTGCCGCTGCGCAACGCGATGAACGAGGTGCTCCGCGACGAGTACATCGAGGACGCGCAGCGCGGCGTCGACAAGTGGAACCGCGCGCTCGCGGAGGCGGGGATCTCGTACAAGCTCACGCTGCCGAGCCGCCGCTTCCACCGCCGCACGGGCATCTACGGCGGGCTCTACTTCGACGTGCATGGCAACGTCCTCACGAAGGAAGAGTGGGAGCGCCGTCGCGACGAGTGGCTGCCGACCGAGGCGGACGAGGCGTACGTGAAGAGCCTGATGACGCAGCCCATCTTCGATCCGAAGCAGATGGCCAACTGGATCGCGCCGCCGAAACACGGCATCAAAGGCCGACCGATCGACTTCGAGTACGTGAGACGCCAGGCCTGA